From Aurantimicrobium sp. INA4, one genomic window encodes:
- a CDS encoding sulfurtransferase produces the protein MSVPIDSSEKFAEYAHPEAIVSTQWLEENLDNPQLVVVESDEDVLLYEIGHIPGAVKIDWHTDLNDPVLRDYVQGPQFAELLSSKGISRDTTVVIYGDKSNWWAAYALWVFKLFGHEDVRLLDGGRDKWIAEGRELTKEQPTITPSSYPVVERNDAPIRAYLADTLAHIGKPMIDVRSPEEYSGERTHMPAYPEEGALRGGHIPGAASVPWAKAANEDATFKSRKELEQLYLVEAGLKPGDDVIAYCRIGERSSHTWFVLNYLLGFTGVRNYDGSWTEWGSAVRVPIVKGTEPGVLVR, from the coding sequence ATGAGCGTACCTATTGATTCGTCTGAAAAGTTTGCAGAATACGCACATCCTGAGGCCATTGTGAGCACTCAATGGTTAGAGGAAAACCTCGACAACCCTCAACTTGTCGTCGTTGAATCCGATGAAGATGTTCTGCTGTACGAAATTGGTCATATTCCTGGTGCAGTAAAAATTGACTGGCACACTGACCTCAATGACCCCGTACTTCGTGACTATGTCCAGGGCCCACAATTCGCTGAATTACTCAGTTCTAAAGGAATCTCTCGAGACACAACCGTGGTGATCTATGGTGACAAAAGTAACTGGTGGGCTGCTTATGCCCTCTGGGTTTTCAAACTATTTGGACACGAAGACGTTCGCCTGCTTGACGGAGGTCGTGACAAGTGGATCGCCGAAGGTCGTGAACTAACAAAAGAACAGCCAACAATTACTCCGAGTTCATATCCGGTAGTCGAGCGCAACGATGCTCCAATCCGCGCCTATCTTGCAGACACCCTTGCCCACATTGGTAAGCCAATGATTGATGTGCGAAGCCCTGAAGAATACTCCGGCGAACGCACCCACATGCCTGCTTACCCCGAAGAAGGGGCACTTCGTGGCGGTCACATTCCTGGTGCGGCCAGTGTCCCATGGGCTAAGGCAGCTAATGAAGACGCTACGTTCAAATCTCGCAAGGAACTCGAACAGCTTTACCTGGTCGAGGCAGGGCTCAAGCCTGGAGACGACGTCATTGCATACTGCCGGATTGGCGAGCGTTCCAGTCACACATGGTTCGTGCTGAACTATCTCCTTGGCTTCACCGGAGTTCGCAATTACGACGGATCGTGGACTGAATGGGGCTCGGCCGTTCGCGTGCCCATCGTCAAGGGCACAGAACCCGGAGTTTTAGTCCGCTAA
- a CDS encoding 3-hydroxyacyl-CoA dehydrogenase NAD-binding domain-containing protein: MTNYDSIDFSDLIALSTEEVVTHSFSRDITLSSGKVIALVTLDNGMDYKRPNTLGPQGLLELDRLLVSLSDRAAAGEINAVAVTGKEFILAAGADLSRVSDVPSKEMAVKLAQLGHRALGRLGELGVPSFVFINGLALGGGLEVALNATYRTVDATVSAIALPEVFLGLIPGWGGAYLLPNLIGIENALKVIIENPLKNNRMLKAADAFELGIADAMFGSARFLEESLQWADSVLNGHEVHRPHQPGKVERLAKWNLAVNIARKSVEEKLGTVATAPYVALDLLEQARKVDKEAAFAREDEAIASLIVGDQFQASMYAFDLVQKRAKKPAGAPDPKLARPVGKVGVIGAGLMARQFALLFVRKLKVPVVLTDINQTKLDEALSYIHAEIQSMHDKGRISSDENKRLQALVSGTTSPAAFSDADWIIEAVFEELTVKQDVFANIEQYITEDAILATNTSSLSVNEIGAKLKHPERLVGFHFFNPVAVMPLVEVVNSPQTNEVSLATAMETAKKLGKTAVITTDSPGFVVNRLLARLLGEAMHAVDTGTSFKTVDDSVASFGMPMAPFELLDLVGLKVGAHVLDTHHAAFPDRFFRSDNLHKLAEHGSIIVRGRTGKITGYDRGAEAIVKGGTSPMTADQIRLRIEDGLADEIHRMLEEKVVTAAQDIDLCMIMGAGWPFQMGGATPFLDRIGASQRVFGGTFHNPLIAGPKN; encoded by the coding sequence ATGACGAACTACGACAGCATTGATTTTTCTGACCTGATTGCTCTGAGCACTGAAGAGGTTGTAACTCACAGCTTCTCTCGGGACATCACTCTTTCCAGCGGCAAAGTTATCGCATTGGTGACTCTTGATAATGGAATGGACTACAAGCGTCCGAACACTCTTGGCCCTCAGGGGCTACTCGAGCTAGATCGTCTTTTAGTTTCGCTTAGTGATCGCGCCGCTGCTGGAGAAATCAACGCTGTTGCTGTGACCGGCAAAGAATTCATCCTGGCAGCTGGGGCTGATCTCAGCAGAGTCAGTGATGTGCCCAGTAAAGAGATGGCCGTTAAGCTCGCGCAACTAGGCCACAGAGCCCTTGGTCGCTTAGGCGAACTAGGAGTGCCCTCTTTCGTCTTCATCAATGGCTTAGCTCTTGGTGGAGGCCTTGAAGTGGCACTCAACGCCACATACCGCACTGTCGATGCAACGGTGAGTGCAATTGCGTTGCCTGAAGTATTTCTCGGCTTAATTCCCGGGTGGGGCGGCGCTTATCTTCTGCCGAATTTGATCGGTATTGAGAATGCACTCAAAGTCATCATCGAAAACCCACTAAAGAACAACCGAATGCTCAAAGCTGCCGATGCTTTCGAGCTAGGAATTGCTGACGCCATGTTTGGTTCAGCACGATTTTTAGAAGAGTCCTTGCAGTGGGCAGATTCTGTGCTTAACGGTCATGAGGTTCACCGCCCACACCAACCTGGCAAAGTTGAACGTCTTGCTAAATGGAACTTGGCAGTTAACATCGCGCGAAAGAGTGTGGAAGAAAAGCTGGGGACCGTCGCCACAGCACCTTATGTTGCTCTTGACCTTCTTGAACAGGCACGAAAAGTTGACAAAGAAGCAGCCTTCGCCCGGGAAGACGAAGCAATTGCGTCACTTATTGTTGGTGACCAGTTCCAAGCATCAATGTACGCATTCGATTTGGTTCAAAAACGAGCGAAAAAGCCTGCGGGAGCACCCGACCCCAAGCTTGCTCGTCCGGTAGGTAAAGTTGGCGTCATCGGGGCTGGATTGATGGCACGACAGTTTGCGCTTCTATTCGTCCGCAAGCTCAAAGTGCCCGTGGTACTCACTGACATCAACCAAACCAAACTCGACGAAGCTCTTTCGTACATCCATGCGGAAATTCAGTCAATGCATGACAAAGGTCGCATCTCATCAGATGAGAACAAGCGACTGCAAGCGCTTGTGAGCGGAACGACTAGTCCTGCTGCTTTTTCTGACGCAGATTGGATCATTGAAGCAGTCTTTGAAGAGCTCACAGTCAAACAAGATGTTTTTGCGAATATCGAGCAGTACATAACTGAGGACGCCATTCTCGCTACCAATACATCAAGCTTGTCTGTCAACGAGATCGGTGCGAAATTGAAACACCCTGAACGGTTGGTAGGCTTCCACTTTTTCAACCCTGTTGCGGTAATGCCTTTGGTTGAGGTTGTGAATTCACCTCAGACCAACGAGGTATCACTGGCTACTGCCATGGAAACAGCGAAGAAACTGGGTAAGACAGCGGTCATCACAACAGACTCCCCCGGTTTCGTTGTTAATCGCTTACTTGCACGACTACTGGGTGAAGCCATGCATGCAGTGGATACGGGAACATCTTTCAAGACAGTCGATGATTCAGTCGCCTCCTTCGGTATGCCTATGGCACCATTTGAACTTCTTGACCTCGTTGGTCTCAAGGTAGGTGCACATGTTCTAGACACCCACCATGCAGCTTTCCCAGATCGCTTTTTCCGAAGCGACAACCTTCACAAGCTTGCCGAACATGGTTCCATCATTGTTCGAGGTCGCACGGGCAAAATCACGGGCTATGACCGTGGAGCTGAAGCTATTGTCAAGGGGGGAACTTCACCCATGACTGCGGATCAGATTCGACTACGTATCGAGGATGGTCTGGCTGACGAAATTCACCGCATGTTGGAAGAAAAGGTTGTTACTGCAGCCCAAGACATTGATTTGTGCATGATTATGGGCGCAGGATGGCCATTCCAGATGGGTGGAGCAACACCCTTCCTGGACCGTATTGGGGCTAGTCAGCGCGTCTTTGGTGGAACCTTCCACAATCCCTTGATTGCTGGACCAAAAAACTAA
- a CDS encoding dihydrofolate reductase family protein encodes MVESSSLTDPQLAEIYEWPPTLTFRLNMLIGSDGTTAGEDGTSFSLTSEEDRRILRIIRHDADVVVLGAESVRKEGWYFPPHGRLIVLSKSGVLPLETCPHPDRLFIAPSLNSALHNLRENEHKILCEGGLTTAKLVQQHVSFDEIALTFQDKESTAPDFIDFTEYQLHSELTEKTSEMTFRFWRRAAKPH; translated from the coding sequence ATGGTCGAAAGTTCCTCACTGACAGACCCACAACTTGCAGAAATCTATGAGTGGCCCCCGACTCTGACTTTTCGTCTCAACATGCTTATCGGTTCTGACGGCACTACGGCAGGTGAAGATGGAACTTCATTCAGCCTGACTTCAGAAGAGGACCGGAGGATTCTGCGCATCATTCGCCACGATGCTGATGTAGTTGTTCTGGGCGCTGAATCTGTCCGAAAGGAGGGATGGTACTTTCCACCTCACGGTCGCCTGATTGTGCTGAGTAAATCAGGTGTTCTTCCTCTCGAGACTTGTCCACATCCTGACAGATTGTTTATTGCACCGAGTCTGAACTCTGCACTTCATAATCTTCGAGAGAACGAACACAAAATCCTTTGTGAGGGCGGCCTGACCACCGCAAAACTTGTGCAACAACACGTGAGCTTTGATGAGATCGCTTTGACATTCCAAGACAAAGAATCAACAGCTCCCGACTTCATTGATTTCACTGAGTATCAACTTCACTCGGAACTCACTGAGAAAACCTCAGAAATGACTTTCCGTTTTTGGCGGCGAGCCGCTAAGCCGCACTAA
- a CDS encoding HRDC domain-containing protein yields MVRVHVIASPEEFLASCDVISQGTGPIAIDAERASGFTYSQRAYLIQVHRREAGTFLFDPPAIGDMSELFRQNHNEEWVLHAASQDLTCLREVGIAPQRIFDTELSARLLGLERVGLGSVVEELLGVHLAKEHSAADWSTRPLPEPWLTYAAQDVELLVDLRDEIEKLLVESNKLSWAREEFQATLDKPEKVISTEPWRKISGLHTLRSPRQLAVARALWNARDAVAQTKDISPGRLIPDSSIVAASKRTFSTKGELAACKEFNGRASRSMIDVWWEAVSAGIAEENLPVMRIPSDTIPPPRAWADKRPDALGRLNAAKEKLSTRAVELSMPTENLLTPSILRELAWAPPSTITVVSVSAQLKKLGARPWQIAETCALISNAFVEADQKLNLEPQESS; encoded by the coding sequence GTGGTTAGGGTTCACGTCATCGCCTCACCTGAAGAATTTCTCGCCTCGTGCGATGTGATTTCTCAAGGAACTGGACCAATCGCCATCGATGCAGAACGTGCGTCAGGCTTCACCTATTCACAGCGTGCTTATCTCATCCAAGTTCATCGACGCGAAGCAGGAACTTTTTTATTTGACCCTCCAGCAATTGGTGACATGTCAGAGCTCTTTCGACAAAATCACAACGAAGAATGGGTTCTCCACGCAGCTAGTCAGGATCTAACGTGTTTGCGAGAAGTCGGAATTGCTCCGCAGCGTATTTTTGATACTGAACTTTCTGCACGCTTGTTGGGTTTAGAACGGGTGGGGCTCGGCTCCGTTGTAGAAGAATTGCTCGGTGTCCATTTAGCAAAAGAACACAGTGCAGCAGATTGGTCCACCAGGCCACTACCCGAGCCATGGTTAACGTATGCCGCTCAGGATGTTGAATTACTTGTCGATCTCAGAGATGAAATCGAAAAGCTATTGGTTGAGTCCAACAAACTCAGTTGGGCGCGCGAAGAGTTTCAAGCAACACTTGATAAACCTGAAAAAGTAATCAGCACTGAACCGTGGAGAAAAATTTCAGGTCTTCACACCCTGCGCTCCCCCAGGCAACTTGCTGTTGCACGGGCGCTGTGGAATGCGCGGGATGCGGTTGCTCAGACGAAAGACATCTCACCCGGTCGCCTCATTCCAGATAGCTCGATTGTGGCTGCAAGCAAGCGAACTTTTTCTACCAAGGGTGAACTTGCAGCGTGCAAAGAATTCAATGGGCGGGCAAGCCGCAGCATGATTGACGTGTGGTGGGAGGCAGTAAGCGCCGGCATTGCTGAAGAAAACCTTCCTGTAATGCGGATCCCTTCTGACACCATTCCCCCTCCACGCGCGTGGGCGGATAAACGTCCCGATGCTTTAGGACGACTAAATGCGGCAAAAGAAAAACTGAGCACCCGAGCTGTGGAACTCAGCATGCCCACTGAAAACCTCCTCACTCCAAGTATTTTGCGCGAACTAGCGTGGGCACCACCTTCCACAATTACTGTCGTCAGCGTGAGTGCTCAATTGAAAAAATTGGGCGCACGGCCCTGGCAGATTGCTGAAACCTGTGCACTGATTTCTAATGCTTTTGTGGAAGCTGACCAAAAACTTAACCTCGAACCCCAAGAATCTTCGTAG
- a CDS encoding DUF3000 domain-containing protein yields MTTDQNAPEEFQRAVKSISAVAFRQELTVRVIDSPSGVAPYSYALAADVLIAEHEHESQHGTGRFILLYDPEEPESWGGAFRVVAYAQAPLEADIGLDPFLANVAWSWLVDALATRKAEFFNPSGTATRILSTGFGELEDAGDGAQIELRASWSPASSEMGDQADAWGELLCMLAGLPPTAEAVSLTARRRERG; encoded by the coding sequence GTGACCACAGACCAGAATGCTCCTGAAGAATTTCAACGCGCAGTAAAGAGCATTTCTGCCGTCGCATTTCGGCAAGAACTCACAGTTCGAGTCATTGATTCCCCATCGGGGGTTGCTCCTTACAGTTATGCTCTCGCAGCAGATGTTCTCATTGCCGAGCATGAACACGAATCCCAACATGGCACAGGACGATTTATCCTCCTTTATGACCCAGAGGAACCCGAATCTTGGGGCGGCGCTTTCCGCGTCGTTGCCTATGCCCAAGCTCCTCTAGAAGCCGACATCGGACTAGACCCATTCTTAGCAAACGTCGCATGGTCATGGTTGGTGGATGCCCTGGCAACGCGCAAAGCCGAATTCTTCAACCCATCTGGCACAGCTACTCGAATCCTTTCGACAGGGTTTGGCGAGCTGGAAGATGCCGGTGATGGAGCGCAAATAGAACTTCGAGCATCGTGGTCTCCTGCCTCTTCAGAAATGGGAGATCAAGCAGATGCCTGGGGTGAACTTCTCTGCATGCTTGCCGGCTTACCGCCCACAGCAGAAGCTGTCAGTTTGACTGCACGCCGCAGGGAGCGTGGTTAG
- the zapE gene encoding cell division protein ZapE produces MTSVQSLVELHPTLDAGAIVNSLVPPPQFTQARFDNYIPNPEYPSQEEARTILEEFAGRNTAVLKQAKLFSRNKKTEEQPPGVYLDGGFGVGKTHLLAAAWNAASGKKYFGTFLQYTSLVGALGYVKAVEALKGASLICIDEFELDDPGDTMMMTRMLGELVAGGTRVAATSNTPPAALGEGRFAAADFLREIQALASNFRTIRIDGTDYRQRAAEGVSRVTSPQDIATYVSEQRAAGATVTVDRFDALLAHLATVHPSVYVRLLDNIDAIVLEDVHVIMGQTDALRLVAFIDRVYDAQIPIIASGTPISNVFGGDMVNGGYRKKYLRCVSRLIALTNF; encoded by the coding sequence ATGACTTCTGTGCAGTCCCTCGTCGAACTTCACCCGACACTTGATGCAGGTGCAATCGTCAATAGCCTGGTTCCTCCTCCACAATTCACTCAGGCTCGTTTCGACAACTACATTCCCAACCCTGAGTATCCCTCTCAAGAAGAAGCACGTACCATTCTTGAAGAATTTGCAGGCAGAAACACTGCAGTTCTCAAGCAGGCCAAACTGTTTAGTCGAAACAAGAAAACAGAGGAACAGCCTCCCGGGGTTTACCTTGATGGCGGTTTTGGTGTCGGCAAAACCCACTTGCTCGCGGCGGCATGGAATGCTGCTTCTGGAAAGAAGTATTTCGGAACCTTTCTGCAATACACCTCGCTTGTCGGTGCACTGGGCTATGTCAAAGCGGTTGAAGCACTCAAGGGTGCCAGTTTGATTTGTATAGACGAGTTCGAGCTCGATGATCCTGGCGACACCATGATGATGACTCGTATGCTGGGTGAACTCGTAGCAGGAGGCACTCGAGTAGCCGCAACAAGCAATACTCCTCCTGCCGCCTTGGGTGAGGGTCGTTTTGCCGCTGCAGACTTTCTCAGAGAAATTCAAGCTCTAGCCTCGAACTTCAGGACTATTCGCATTGACGGTACTGACTATCGCCAACGTGCTGCTGAGGGTGTTTCGCGAGTTACCTCACCTCAAGACATAGCGACTTACGTTTCGGAACAACGCGCAGCAGGTGCCACCGTTACTGTCGACCGTTTTGATGCTCTGTTGGCACACCTTGCAACTGTGCACCCTTCCGTCTACGTTCGCCTTCTGGACAACATAGACGCCATAGTCCTTGAAGATGTTCACGTCATCATGGGGCAGACCGATGCTCTTCGTTTGGTCGCATTTATCGACCGCGTGTATGACGCTCAAATCCCCATCATTGCTTCAGGCACACCCATTTCCAATGTCTTTGGTGGGGACATGGTCAACGGTGGATATCGAAAGAAGTATCTCCGTTGCGTTTCACGCCTGATTGCTTTGACCAATTTCTAG
- a CDS encoding SufE family protein, with protein MTELPQVLAQTQEDFLDLGDKDKIQLLIEFAEELPDLPPEYQDHPELLEKVEECQSPVYIFVDVQDGRVAVHATAPEQAPTTRGFASILVQGLTGLTVQEALDIPDDFPSTLGLNALISPLRVRGMTGMLWRMKRQIREKSI; from the coding sequence ATGACTGAACTTCCACAGGTACTCGCCCAAACTCAAGAAGATTTCCTCGACCTTGGCGACAAGGACAAGATTCAACTGCTCATTGAGTTTGCAGAGGAACTCCCTGATTTACCTCCTGAATATCAGGATCATCCTGAGCTTCTTGAAAAAGTCGAGGAATGTCAGTCGCCTGTTTACATTTTCGTTGACGTTCAAGATGGGCGCGTTGCCGTGCACGCAACAGCGCCAGAACAAGCACCTACCACTCGAGGGTTTGCCAGCATTCTGGTGCAAGGTTTGACAGGCCTCACAGTACAAGAAGCTTTGGACATACCCGATGATTTCCCCAGCACACTGGGTCTCAACGCGCTCATTTCCCCACTTCGTGTGCGCGGGATGACAGGAATGTTGTGGCGCATGAAACGCCAAATTCGAGAGAAATCAATCTAA
- a CDS encoding thiolase family protein, with protein sequence MTAGKRVVFVDGVRTPFGRAGEKGIFWQTRADDLIVKAMMGLLERNPLLPTEEIDDVAIAATTQQGDQGLTLGRTAGILAGLPRHVPGFAIDRMCAGAMTAVTTTAGGIAMGSYDVVLAGGVEHMGRHPMGFNADPNPRFLAEKLVSADALNMGATAERLHDRFPHLTKERADAYALRSQQKVAAAYAAGFIQQDLIPISAKTAEGWTLATVDEAPRPETTMEGLAGLKTPFRPHGRVTAGNASGLNDGATICLLASEEAAERYNLGIKMSMVSFAFAGVEPEVMGIGPVPSTEKALRKAGLTIDQIGLFEVNEAFAVQVLAFLDHFGISDDDPRVNEYGGAIALGHPLASSGVRLMIQLAHQFERHPDVRYGMTTMCIGLGQGGTVIWENPHWNGAK encoded by the coding sequence ATGACCGCCGGAAAACGTGTTGTATTTGTCGACGGAGTTCGCACTCCGTTTGGTCGCGCAGGCGAAAAAGGTATCTTTTGGCAGACTCGTGCCGATGATCTCATCGTGAAAGCAATGATGGGTCTGCTTGAGCGTAATCCGCTGCTTCCAACCGAAGAAATAGATGATGTTGCGATTGCCGCTACCACTCAGCAAGGCGACCAGGGTCTCACTCTCGGAAGAACTGCAGGAATCTTGGCAGGACTTCCTCGTCACGTTCCCGGGTTTGCCATTGACCGTATGTGTGCGGGTGCAATGACGGCAGTCACAACAACAGCAGGCGGAATCGCTATGGGTTCCTATGACGTAGTTCTTGCCGGTGGCGTCGAACACATGGGGCGGCATCCCATGGGATTCAATGCCGATCCGAATCCTCGCTTTTTGGCTGAAAAACTTGTCAGTGCTGACGCCTTGAACATGGGTGCAACTGCAGAACGCCTTCATGACAGATTCCCCCATCTCACTAAAGAACGTGCTGATGCTTACGCATTACGTTCTCAACAAAAAGTAGCGGCAGCCTATGCCGCTGGATTTATCCAACAAGATTTGATTCCCATCTCAGCAAAAACTGCAGAGGGATGGACACTGGCTACGGTAGACGAAGCTCCCCGTCCAGAAACAACAATGGAGGGACTTGCTGGCCTCAAGACACCATTTAGACCGCATGGTCGTGTCACTGCAGGAAATGCTAGTGGCCTCAACGATGGTGCAACTATCTGCCTTCTAGCAAGTGAGGAAGCAGCAGAACGCTATAACCTCGGCATCAAAATGTCGATGGTTTCTTTTGCATTTGCTGGTGTTGAACCAGAAGTAATGGGAATTGGCCCCGTTCCTTCCACAGAAAAAGCCCTACGCAAAGCAGGTCTTACAATTGACCAAATTGGCCTGTTTGAAGTGAATGAAGCCTTCGCAGTTCAAGTATTGGCGTTTCTTGATCATTTTGGCATCTCTGATGATGACCCTCGGGTCAACGAATATGGTGGCGCCATTGCGTTAGGTCACCCGTTGGCTAGCAGTGGTGTTCGCCTGATGATTCAATTGGCACATCAATTCGAACGCCACCCTGATGTCAGATATGGCATGACCACAATGTGTATTGGCCTTGGACAGGGTGGAACAGTTATTTGGGAAAACCCACACTGGAATGGTGCAAAGTAA
- a CDS encoding ammonium transporter, which translates to MDQGNTAFVLISAALVLLMTPALAFFYGGLVKAKSVVSMMMLSFGSLALIGVLWVIYGYSIAFANEGSSTFYGIDGIIGIDTAYIGLEGLLETPEGAAFPPLAFAAFQATFAIITVALISGSIADRAKFGAWLVFAGIWATIVYFPVASWVFNFTIVDGKIVDGGWIAYNLGAIDFAGGTAVHINAGAAALALALVLGKRIGFAKGVAKPHNVPLVLLGAGLLWFGWFGFNAGSELAADGVASLAFINTIAAPAAAVLGWLLIERIKEGKATSVGAASGAVAGLVAITPACANLTPMWAILLGLIAGAVCALAIELKFTFGFDDSLDVVGIHLVGGLIGTLFLGFFATEVGFFFSGSFEQLGKQAIAAFTVMIFSFVLSYIIGTIIEKTMGFRIKNEDELAGIDTIVHGEEGYALQEA; encoded by the coding sequence ATGGATCAAGGTAACACCGCCTTCGTGCTCATCAGCGCAGCACTGGTGCTCCTAATGACTCCCGCCCTGGCGTTCTTCTATGGCGGTCTCGTCAAAGCAAAGAGTGTCGTCAGCATGATGATGTTGAGCTTTGGCTCTCTTGCGCTGATTGGTGTCTTATGGGTTATCTACGGATACTCCATCGCATTCGCCAATGAAGGCTCATCTACGTTTTATGGCATAGACGGAATCATTGGTATCGATACCGCATATATCGGTCTTGAAGGCCTATTAGAAACTCCCGAGGGCGCAGCATTCCCACCCTTGGCCTTCGCTGCATTCCAAGCCACTTTTGCAATTATTACTGTTGCGCTGATTAGCGGTTCAATCGCTGACCGAGCAAAGTTTGGCGCTTGGCTTGTATTCGCAGGCATTTGGGCAACCATCGTTTACTTCCCAGTAGCTTCCTGGGTATTCAACTTCACCATCGTGGACGGAAAGATTGTTGACGGAGGTTGGATCGCATACAACCTAGGTGCTATTGACTTTGCAGGTGGCACGGCTGTTCACATCAACGCGGGTGCAGCAGCTCTTGCACTGGCTCTTGTTTTAGGCAAGAGGATTGGTTTCGCGAAGGGCGTTGCCAAGCCGCACAACGTTCCCCTTGTTCTTCTCGGTGCAGGATTGCTTTGGTTTGGCTGGTTTGGTTTCAATGCAGGATCAGAACTCGCAGCTGATGGAGTCGCTTCCTTGGCGTTCATCAACACCATTGCAGCACCAGCCGCAGCTGTACTGGGATGGTTGCTTATAGAGCGGATCAAGGAGGGCAAAGCCACCTCAGTTGGCGCTGCTTCTGGTGCCGTTGCAGGTTTGGTCGCGATTACTCCTGCATGTGCAAACCTGACACCAATGTGGGCAATTCTGTTGGGTCTCATCGCGGGCGCTGTCTGTGCCCTAGCGATTGAGCTCAAGTTCACCTTTGGATTCGATGACTCGCTAGATGTTGTTGGTATCCACCTCGTTGGTGGCTTGATCGGAACCTTGTTCCTTGGATTCTTTGCAACCGAAGTTGGTTTCTTCTTCTCTGGTTCATTTGAACAACTCGGAAAGCAGGCCATTGCCGCCTTTACCGTAATGATCTTCTCGTTTGTTCTCAGCTACATCATCGGAACAATCATCGAGAAGACCATGGGCTTCCGGATCAAGAACGAGGACGAGCTTGCCGGTATCGACACTATTGTCCACGGTGAAGAGGGATACGCACTCCAGGAAGCATAA